A genome region from Methanobrevibacter sp. includes the following:
- the tfrB gene encoding fumarate reductase (CoM/CoB) subunit TfrB codes for MIKVYVSRFNRETDKEPHLECYEIEQTPHMKVLDALQAINEKYDADISFRSSCRAGQCGSCGILFKGNGALACQKEIKDGAIIEPLNFPVIKDLIVDKSSIEAKVKDLELSLQCDHTCEELDTSITKEDTQDTKKVRSCIECYSCYSTCPVVNIATEEFGGPYLMRYINKFDTDPRDNFDRLKEALDEGLYNCTSCGKCLAVCPKNINTFGDAIEKMRALAVANGSGPLPKHVAFKENIQKRGRSITTDKPSFIEEAENKTGSKIAFFTGCMVDYKFPEIGHKLVKVLKENGIDIDVPEGQVCCGSPLLRTGQTDVVQGLVDKNKEVFKDYDTIITICSGCGSTLKNNHPQFGSNLNVMDISEFLVDKLDEDKLKELNMTVTYHDPCHLGRGQGIKDAPREVIEKIPGIEFKEMLYPCQCCGAGGGIKSGKPEIAMELSKSKAEMIKDTGADAVITICPFCQLNIQDGLNEIGCGDIKCMHILELLDKAYE; via the coding sequence ATGATTAAAGTTTATGTTTCAAGATTTAATAGAGAAACCGACAAAGAGCCTCATTTGGAGTGTTATGAAATTGAACAAACACCTCATATGAAAGTTCTTGACGCCCTTCAAGCTATTAATGAAAAATATGATGCAGATATTAGTTTTAGAAGCTCCTGCAGAGCAGGACAATGCGGGTCTTGCGGCATTTTATTTAAAGGAAATGGAGCTCTTGCCTGTCAAAAAGAAATTAAAGATGGAGCAATTATTGAACCTCTTAATTTCCCAGTCATTAAAGATTTAATTGTTGATAAATCAAGTATCGAAGCAAAAGTAAAAGACCTGGAACTGTCTTTGCAATGCGACCACACTTGCGAGGAATTAGACACAAGCATAACCAAAGAGGACACTCAAGATACTAAAAAGGTGAGAAGCTGTATTGAATGCTATTCCTGTTATTCAACTTGTCCGGTGGTCAATATTGCAACAGAAGAATTTGGTGGACCATATTTAATGAGATACATCAACAAATTTGATACCGACCCGAGAGATAATTTTGATAGGCTTAAAGAAGCACTTGATGAAGGTTTATACAATTGTACCAGTTGCGGCAAATGTTTGGCAGTTTGCCCTAAAAATATCAATACGTTCGGTGATGCAATAGAAAAAATGAGGGCTCTTGCAGTTGCCAACGGTTCAGGACCTCTTCCAAAACATGTTGCATTTAAGGAAAATATTCAGAAAAGAGGAAGGTCAATAACAACCGATAAACCGTCATTTATCGAAGAAGCTGAAAATAAAACAGGGTCCAAAATAGCTTTCTTTACCGGGTGTATGGTTGATTACAAATTCCCTGAAATTGGCCATAAATTAGTTAAAGTTCTAAAAGAAAATGGAATAGACATTGATGTTCCTGAAGGCCAAGTTTGCTGCGGTTCTCCCCTTTTAAGAACTGGTCAGACAGATGTCGTACAGGGACTTGTTGATAAGAATAAGGAAGTATTTAAGGATTATGATACTATAATTACAATCTGTTCCGGCTGCGGATCTACTTTAAAGAACAACCATCCGCAATTTGGCTCTAACTTAAATGTAATGGACATTAGTGAGTTTTTAGTAGACAAGCTTGATGAAGACAAACTAAAAGAATTGAACATGACCGTTACATATCACGATCCATGTCATTTAGGAAGAGGGCAGGGCATTAAAGATGCTCCCCGAGAAGTTATTGAAAAAATTCCGGGCATTGAATTTAAAGAGATGCTTTATCCTTGCCAGTGCTGCGGTGCCGGCGGAGGAATAAAATCCGGAAAACCTGAAATTGCAATGGAACTATCTAAATCAAAAGCAGAAATGATTAAAGACACAGGTGCTGATGCAGTAATTACCATATGCCCATTTTGTCAATTAAACATACAGGACGGTTTAAATGAAATAGGCTGTGGAGATATAAAATGTATGCACATTTTAGAACTGCTGGATAAAGCTTATGAATAA